A stretch of DNA from Saccharospirillum mangrovi:
AGCTCAGTCGGGCGCGGGCGTTCTGGTTGCGCAACGCATCGTCGCGGTTGGCGTACAGGACAATGGCCGCCGGCGTCACCAGCAGCGCCTGCCCATCCGCCAGGCCGATATAACCGGCCTGATGCTCAGTGACAAAATGCTCGCCGACCGGCGCCAGACGATGCGCCTCGTCCAGCTCCGCCAGCGCCAGCAAACCGTTGCCCAGCGGATCGTCCGGCGATTGGGCGTCTTTGTACAACGCCAGCGCACGGGCGCTCAACACCAGCACCGGCCCACCTTTCAGATGCACCCGCTCGGCCAGCTCGCCGTTGTTCAGCGGCCGGCTTTCCAGTTCAGTCACGATGTCGGAAGTGCCGTAAAACAGCATGGAATTCGGTCCTAACGCTCGGGGCGAGTACCATAGGCCCGCCGCCGCCCACTGACAAGCCGAACACGGGAACCATCATGGTCAAACTGATCTTCCGCCTGCACAACGTCCCCGACGACGAAGCCGACGACGTCCGCCAACTGCTCGACGACCACGGCTTCGAAACCTACGAGACCAGCGCCGGCCGCTGGCGCATTTCCATGCCCGGCATCTGGCTGATCGACGACAGCCGCAAAGACGAAGCGCGGGCGGTGATCGAGGCGTACCAGCAAGAACGGCAAGCGCGATTGCGCGGTGAATATGAAGCGGCGCAGCAGGCGGGGGAAGTGCCGACATTGTGGGATCGGTTTATAGCAAACCCGGTGGGGTTTGTGGTGATTTTGGCCGGTCTGGTGGTGGTGGCGTTGGTGTCGACGTTGCCGTTTTTTTCGTTTCTTTGATCGCTGGCCTTAGCCACGCGAGTGTCTTTCCAGCCAATAGCCGGGTTGGCGCCGGTCGTGCGCAAACGCCAGAACCTGAATGCTATCCGGCTGAATGCGATACACAATCGAGAGTGGAAACTGGCGCATTGTGGCGCGCCGGATGTCGGGGTTTTGGCTCGTCGGCCAGGATTTAGGATGGGTGCAAATCAGTTGAATCAGTAGCTCGGCTTCATCAATCAAGGCGTCGCCAAGTCCCGCTACCTTGGATTCGTAATAACGCACGTAATCCAGGAACTCTCGTTCTGCTTCCGGATGAAACAGCGCCTTCATTTGTTCAGTTGGCGGGCTCGGGTGAAAACGGCATCGCTGGGTTGAAGTTCGACCTTGCCTTCATCCAATTCAGCGGCGCGACGTTCTGCTTCTGCCATCCAGTTTTCCAACACCGGCTCCTCGGTGATTGATTCCAAACTGGAAACCAATTGTCGAATCAGCTGTGCACGTTCGGCTTCCGGGAGATGCAGCGCTTCCTGAGTAATTTGTTTGGCGTCCATCGGGCAAGTCCCCATTAAGAGCGTCGGGCAAGTTTGGCATGGCAGATGGTCATTTTCTATTGCGCATACGTTCTTGAGAGTAGCCATTCTTGAAAGCTGCCATTTTTGAAAACAGCGATGGCGAGCTTGAATGCTGTTACGGCCAGGCCGCAAAGGTCGTATCCCCGTGAAATTCCTTCGCCCGCATTTCCCGTCGCCATGAACCTGGGGCAGCGCCCATCTGGCGTTTAAAAAACCGGCTGAAATAGGCCGGGTCGCGAAAGCCTAATCCATAGGCCACTTCGGCAATCGACAGCGGCGAGTGCGCCAGGCGTTGGCAGGCTTCGCTGAGCAGTTTGCGTTGAATCAGCGTGCTGGGTGACTGCTTGGCGTCGCGCTGCGTGGCGGCTTCCAGGCGGCGTTCGGTGACGCCCATGCTGGCGGCGTAGTCGCGCACCTTCCAATGTTCGCGAAAGTGCAGTTCGACCAGTTGCAGAAAGCGCTGATACACCACCGAGCGCGATTCGCCCGAGGCCGGGTGCGGCGGCCGGTTGGTGTCGAGCCTGTGCAGGTAGGTCAGCAGCGTGGTCAGTTGAGCGGCGACGACGGAACGCGCGCCGATGTCGCTTTGCTGCAACTCGGCGCGAATGGTCGCGAAACAGGGCTCAATGAGCGGCCAAAAGTCGGTGTCGTCGGGTTGGGCGGCGTGCACGGTGTCGGCCAGTACCCGGTAGGGCAAATCCGGGTCGAGCCGGCCGGTGACCGCTGGTACCAGCCAGTCTTCGGAAATCGATAACAACAAACCGCGACTGCCGGCGCTGAAGCGCGCCTGCACCATCATGCCGGCGGGCAGCCAGGCCAGGGCCGGTGCCTTCAATGGCAGTTTGGCGCCTTTGAACTGCGCCAGCGCCGAGCCCGACAACAACAGGATGCACTGGGCGAAATGTCGCCATTCCTGGCGTGGCGCCGTCCAGCTTAAATCGGAGCGCGGGTAGGCGATTTCGACCACATCGAGATGTCGCTGGATGGGCTGGGACAGGGCGTCTTGGTTCATATATTGAGCAATGCTTATGGGATTAAGTGCAATTTTTCGTCGCAAAAGTACCATATAAAAGCATTTTACTGTCCAGCGCTTTTCTCTACCGTAAGCGCCAGAGTCGACACACAACCAGACACACAACTACAAAAATCCGTCGAGGACAGTGTCATGTACGAAGTTCCCATGTGGCTGGCGGGCAAGCCGGTCGCCGCGCAAAACAATCGCAGTTATTCGGTTCGTAACCCCATTTCCGGCGAAATAGTTACCACGGCCGCGGCGGCGTCGGTGGCCGATGCGCGCGCAGCAGCAGACGCGGCCGCGACGGCCTTTCCCGTCTGGTCGCAGAAAACCCCGGGCGAGCGGCGCGCGGTGTTGTTGAAAGCGGCCGACAACCTGGCGGCGCTGGGCGAGGAAGCCGGCCGACGGGTGATGGCGGAAATGGGCGGCACCGGCATGTGGGGTGGTTTCAACATTCATCTGGCGGCGTCGATGTTGCGCGAAGCGGCCGGTATGACGACGCAAATCGACGGCGCCATCATCCCCTCGGACGAAGCCGGCATGATGGCGATGGGCGTGCGCCAGCCGGTGGGTGTGGTGCTGGGCATTGCGCCCTGGAATGCGCCCATCATTCTCGGTGTGCGTTCCGTTGCCATGCCATTGGCGTGCGGCAATGCGGTGGTGTTCAAGGCCTCGGAAATCTGCCCGGCGACGCATCAATTGATCGCTCAGGCGTTGATCGAAGCCGGGCTGCCCGAAGGCACGCTGAACATGGTCACCAATGCGCCGGAAGACGCGCCGGACATCGTTAAAGCCTTGATCGAGCATCCGGCGGTGCGGCGCGTGAACTTCACCGGCTCGACGCGCGTTGGCCGCATCATCGCCGGTCTGTGTGCCGACAACCTCAAACCCGCGCTGCTCGAACTCGGTGGTAAGGCACCCATGGTGGTGCTGGATGACGCCGACGTTGATGCCGCCGTGAACGCCGCAGCCTTTGGCGCCTACATGAACCAGGGCCAGATTTGCATGTCGACCGAACGCTTAATCGTCACGCCTGGCGTCGCCGACGAACTGGTCGCCAAGCTGGCCGACAAAGTTCGCACCATCACCGCCGGTAAGCCTGAAGCGGGCAACACGATTCTTGGCAGTGTGGTGAATGAGGCCGCGCTGGAACGGCTGAATCGACTGATCGACGACGCCGCGCGCAAAGGCGCCGATGTTCTGGCCGGCGGCCGGTCCGACTCGGTGTTGATGGACGCCACCTTGCTCGATCACGTTACGTCCTCGATGCAAATCTACAGCGAAGAATCCTTCGGCCCGGTGTTGTCGATCCTGCGCGCCCAGGACGAAGAAGACGCCATCCGGCTCGCCAACGACAGCAAATACGGCTTGTCAGCAGCGGTGTTCAGCCGCGATTTCAACCGCGCCATGGCGGTGGCCGGTCGCATCGACAGCGGCATCTGCCACATCAACAGCCCGACGGTGCAAGACCAGGCGCAGATGCCCTTCGGCGGCGTCAAAGACAGTGGCTATGGCCGCTTCGGCAGCAAGGCCGCCATCGATGAATTTACCGAGTTGCGTTGGATCACCAACCAGATGAGCGAGCGTCACTACCCATTCTAGGACCCCATTCCAGAATCGGCTGAACGCGCATTTCGCACCCTGAATTCAGTGTTTTCCCGGTTGCCTTGGCATTGCCGGGGCGGGCGAAGTGCGCCTGTTAAGCGGCAATTTCCAAAACGGCAGGCCATCGTGCCAGCCGCTACGGGCCTCGCTCAGCGCGGCCTATAACAAGAAGAAACGAAGCAAAACCCTGCCATAACAATAAGAGAGGTAAAGGCAATGAGACTGCAATGGATGTCGAAAACGCTGGGCATCGCTGCCCTGGCTGGCAGCCTGGCGCTGAGTGCCCAGGCCGAAGATCCGATCCGCATTGGCGCGGTCGCACCGAAAACCGGCCCGCTCGCCGGTGGCGCTGCCGTCACTTACTGGCCCAACGTGCAACTGTGGAGCACCCAGGTGAACGACGCCGGTGGCTTGCTGTTGCCGGACGGTTCGCGTCGCCCGGTGGAAATCATCGAATACGACGACCGCACTGACCCGTCGGAAACCATTCGCGCCGTGCAGCGGTTGGCGAATAACGACAAAGCCGATCTGATCATCCCGCCTTATGGCACCGGCATGGCGCTGGCCGCCGCGCCGATTTTTGATCGCCTCGGTTACCCGATGCTGAACGTTACCGCCATCACCGACCAGACCGATGCACTGACCGACCGCTACGACGGCGTCTTCTTCACACTCGGCGCCACCACACCCATCGCCCAGGGCATCGCCAAACTGGCTGCCGACATGAAAGCCGACGGCAAGCTCGGCAACCGTCTGGCGCTGGTGAACGTGGCCGATGCGTTTGGCATCGAACTGGCGAAAGCGGCGAAGACGGTGTTCGAAGACGAAGGTTTCAACATCGTCTACGAAACCTCTTACCCGCCGACCATTCAGGACGTCTCGCCGATCATCAATTCCGCCATGGACGCCGAGCCGGACCTGTTCGTCGCCTTCTCCTACCCGCCGGACACCTTTGCGCTGACCGAACAGGCGCAGGTTGCCGGGCTGGATGACCAGGTCGATCTGTTCTACACCGCCGTCGCCAACGCCTTCCCGGCGTACCGCAACCGCTTCGGCGACAGCATCAACGGTGTATACGGCGTCGGCGGCGTGAACCCGGAAAATCCGGCCTTCGTTGCCTACCGTCAGGCGCACATGGACGTTACCGGTCAGGAACCGGATTACTGGGCCAGTGCCGTTATGTATTCCTCTTTGCAGGTGATGCAGCAGGCCATCGCCGCCGTCGGCCTGGATCACGACGCCATCATCGACTACGTGAAGAACAACGAGTTCGACACCGTGATGGGGCATTGGGATTTCGTCGACCAGCAGATCGACAACTACTGGACGGTGGGTCAGTGGCAGGGCGGTCAGTTCTATGGCCTGGGTTCCACCCAAGGCATGGACGGCGAAGCCGAGCCGATCGACTGACGTCAACCGCAGGCGACGTCGGCAACGGCGTCGCCTGCCATTAGGTAAGTCACTGGATACCTGTTGTCATGCAAATTCTGATTACCGGAATACTGCTCGGTGGCGTGTACGCCATCATCGCGGTTGGGCTGTCGTTGCAATACGGCGTAGCCCGCATCATGAATCTCGCTCTGGGTGAAATGCTGGTGGCCGGCGCCTTTGCCGCCTTCTGGTTCGCCACTGCTCAGTCGTTGAATCCGTATTGGGCGTTGTTGGTGGTCGTCCCCGGCGGCTTTATCGCCAACTGGCTGATCTACCAATTTCTGCTGCGGCCCTTGGTGCGTCGCGCCAAAAACCGCGGCCAACTGGAAGTCGATTCCATCCTCGCGACTTTTGGTTTGAGCTTCACGCTGGTCGGACTTTTTCTGTGGATATTCGGCGGCCAGTTTTTCAATTACAGCTTTTTGTCGGTGCCAGTCGAACTGTTTGATTCGCGCTACGGCCAGAACCGTGTGCTTGCGTTCGGCATGGCGGTATTGATCTGCGGCGCACTGTGGATCTGGTTGAACCACAGCCGTTCCGGTTTGGCGTTGCGCGCCATTTCGGTCGATCCAAAAGCCGCCAGTCTGGTTGCCATCGACGTCGAAAAAACCTCGGCGTTTGCCTTTGCCCTCGGTGGCGCTGTCGCCGCAACCGGCGGCCTGGTGTTGAGCACCTTTTTAACCTTCGATGCGTCCATCGGCATCGTCTTCACGCTGAAGGCGTTGATCATCGTCATCATGGGCGGCGTCGGTGATATTCGCGGTGCCGTTGTTGCTGCGCTGGTGTTGGGCATCACCGAAACCATTGTCGCGCGATTAATTGATCCCGGCTTAACCCTGGCCGCCGCCTACGTGCTGTTCCTGTTGATCCTGCTGTTCCGGCCGCAGGGTCTGTTCGGGAGGGCACCGGTATGAACCTTTCTGTTGTGCGCTGGCTGTTGGTGCTGGCGGTTTATTTTGTGCTGGCCTGGGTGCCGGCGCTGCCCGATGCCGGTGGCTGGCTGTCGTTGATCGTACCGATGACGATGTACATCGCGCTCGCCACATCCTGGGCATTATTTTCCGGCCCGACGCATTACATCTCGCTCGCCACCGCCGCTTTTTATGGCGTCGGAACCTACATTCTGGCGATGGGCATCGAGTCGATTCCGTATCCGCTGTTGCTGTTAATCGCCGCCATCGCCGGTGCGGTTTTGGCCGCTCTGGTGGGTTGGGCAACGCTGCGTTTGTCGGGCGTTTATTTTGTGATTTTCACGCTCGGTCTGGCCGAATTGATTCGTCAGGTCGTCACCTGGCTGCAAAATAATTTCGGCGGCACGCGTGGCAAATACGTGTTCACCGACATCACCGAAGCGCACATTTATTGGCAGTTGCTGGCGCTCACCTTAGTGGTGTTTTTCGTCGGCTGGCTGATTCAGCGTTCGCGACTCGGCTTCGCCATTCGCATCATCGGTGGCGACGAAACCGTTGCCAAACACGCCGGTATTCACGTCGCCGGCGCCAAGATCGCCTTGTTCATGGTGTCCGGCGCAGTAGCGGCGGTGGTCGGTGCGATTCTGGCGCCGCGCTTTGTCTACATCGAACCGGCGATGGCGTTCAATCCGCAGCTGTCTTTTATGGTCGCCATCATGGCCTTGCTCGGTGGTTTGCATCGCTTGTGGGGTCCGCTGATGGGCGCCATTCCGTTCGCCATCGTGTGGGAATTTATCGCCGCCAACTTCCCCGAACAGACCACCTTGCTGATGGGCCTCGCCTTTTTAGTGGTGGTGTTTTACATCCCCAACGGCATTGCCGGTGTGGTGGAAAACTGGGGCCGAAAACTGCGCACGAACCAGGAGGCGAATCATGGATAAACGCGTCCTGCTGGAAGTGCGTCAGGCGACGAAAAAATTCAGCGGTCTGGTGGCGGTGAACGGCGTCAGTTTCGATGTGCACGAACAGGAAGTGGTTGGTCTGATCGGCCCCAACGGTTCCGGCAAAACCACCATGATGAATTTGATTTCCGGCGCACTGCCGGTAACCGGCGGCTACGTGATGATGGGCGATACGCTGCTCAGCGATTTGCCACCGCGCAAAATCGCCCGCGCCGGTGTGGCCCGCACCTTTCAATTGGTGCGCGTGATTCCGTCGATGACGGTGCTGGAAAACGTTATGGCTGGCGCGACCTTCGGTCACAAACGGCTGTGGGGCCAGGCGTTGCGCGTTTACGCCCAACGGCAATTGGAACGCGTCGGTCTGGCGAATTCGGCCGACCAACCGATGAGTAATCTCACTTACATCGACCAGAAACGCGTCGAACTGGCGCGTGCTTTGGCAGCGAACCCGACGGTGATTTTGCTCGACGAATGGCTTGCCGGGCTGAACCCGACTGAGTTGCAAACCGGCATTGAACTCATTCGTTCACTGCGCGACGAAGGCCGCACCATCATTCTGGTCGAACACGTGATGGACGCCATCCGCAGCCTGTGCGATCGCTGCGTGGTGATGAGCAGCGGCGTCAAAATTGCCGAAGGCTCGCCAGCGCAAGTGCTGTCCGATCCGCAAGTGATCGAAGCCTATTTGGGAGAAGATTATGAGTAACTCATCCAAGGGGCTTGCGGTACAAAACGTCAGCGTCGCCTACGGCAAACACCAGGCGTTGGACAACGTGTCAATTCAGGTCGAGCCGAGCGAGATCGTCGTCATCCTTGGCGCCAACGGCGCGGGCAAATCGTCCTTGCTGGGCACCATTGCCGGTCTGGTCGAGCGTCAATCGGGTTCGGTCAACATCGGTGGTGCGCCGACGTCTGGATTTCGCGCGCATCAAGTTGTCTCGGCCGGTTTGGCCTTGGTGCCGGAAGGTCGTGGCATTTTTGGCGATCTCAGTGTCGAGGAAAACCTGACGCTGGGTGCGCACGCGGCCCATGCCCGAGCGCGCGAAAATGAACAGCGTGAACTCGTCTATCAGTTGTTTCCCAAGCTGATTGAACGGCGTCGGCAAATCGCCCGCACCATGAGTGGCGGCGAGCAGCAGATGGTCGCCATCGGCCGCGCGCTGATGTCAGCGCCGGATATCTTGATGCTCGACGAACCTTCGCTGGGTTTATCGCCCTTGCTCGCCAGTGACGTCTTCAAAACGCTGAAAAAAGTGCGCGACACCGGCCTGGGTATTTTGCTGGTCGAACAAAACGCCAGGCAAAGTCTGGGCATCGCCGACCGTGGTTATCTGCTTGAAACCGGACGCATCACGGCCGAAGACAGCGCGCAGAATCTGCTTAACGATCCGGCCGTACGCCAGGCGTATTTAGGCGGCGCAGCCAATGCCGAAGCGCCGCAGGTGGTGCATCAAACTGAGCACGAAACGGCCACGGAACCGGGCGAAATAACCGCGCCGAAAATTACCCAACGCCTTGGCGGTCTGGATCGTCCGGTGCCGAAAAGCGCCGACGAATTGGCCGGCGTCAACCTGGCCGATTGGGTGCGCAACGCCGAATTAAAACAGCGCGAAACCTGGCTCAGTACGGCGCCAACATCGTCGCAACAATCCACTGAAACCCAAGCTCAAACCGGCACCGCGCTCGACGACATGCTGGCCCGGTTTGAACAGGCGGCGCATCAGGCCGCCAACGAATCCAAAGGACACAGCTAAGCCTATGTTTCCCATTAAAGGTCAGTACATCGGCGGCCAGTGGCGGCCGAGTGAACGTCACTTTGACGACGTGAATCCATCCAACGGCGAAGTCTGGGCGCAACCGTTCGACGCCAGCGTCAGCGACACTCGCGCCGCCATCGCTGCGGCACAGGAAGCGTTTCACGATTGGTCAGAACGTTCCTACACCGAACGCTCGGCCTACATGCTGAAGGTCGCCGAGTTGTTCGAAAAACGCCGCCCGGAGATCGTCAAAGCCGTGCAACAGGAAGGCGGTGGCTGGTTTGGCAAAGGCCAGTTTGAAGTCGGTTACACCGCCGGTGTTTTCCGCGCTGCTGCGGCGTTGAATTATTCGGCCATTGGCGAAGTGTTGCCGTCGGAACACCACAAAGTCAGCCTGGCCGTGCGTCAGCCGATGGGCGTGGTGGGCGTGATTAGCCCATGGAATATGCCGTTGATTTTAACCTCGCGCGGGCTGGCGTTTCCGTGTGCGTTCGGCAACACCATCGTGTTGAAACCGTCTGAAGATACGCCCTACGTCGGCGGCCTGTTGTTCGCGGAACTGTTCGAAGAAGCCGGAGTGCCACCGGGCGTGTTGAACGTTGTCACCTGTTCGCGTGAGTCGGTTGCGGCGGTTGGTGATGAGCTTATTGAGAATCCGTCGATCAAGGGCATTTCGTTCACGGGTTCGACGCCGGTTGGCCGTTCCATTGCCGCCAAAGCCGGCGCGCATTTGAAGAAGGCCTGCGTCGAATTGGGCGGCAAAGATTCACTGATTATTCGTGCCGACGCCGACATGGAACGTGCTTTGGGCGCGGCCAATTTCGGCAGCTTTATGCACCAGGGGCAGATTTGCATGTCGGTGGAAAAAGTGTTGGTGCACGAAGATATTTTCGATGAATTTTTACGTCGATTTGTCGAACGTGCGGCACGTCTGAAAATGGGCGATACCGCCGACCCGGATGCGGTGATCGGCCCGTTGATCAACGACCGCCAGGCGCAACGCGTGAAAAGCCAGATCGACGACGCCGTCGCCAAAGGCGCCAAAGTCTGGCTCGGCGGCCGGGTGCACGAGCGCTTTGTCGAACCGACCATTCTGACCGGCGTGACGCCGGACATGACGCTCTACCGCGATGAAACCTTTGGTCCGGTGGTGCCGGTCATTCCGTTCGCGACCGACTTAGAGGCCATCCGCATTGCCAACGACACCGAATACGGTTTGTCGTCGGGCATCATCAGTCAGGACGAAGAACGCGCCCTGGCAATTGCGCGGCAACTGCAAACCGGCTCGTGCCACATCAATTGCAGCTCGGTGAACGACGAACCGCACGTGCCATTTGGTGGCATGAAAGCCTCCGGCTTGGGCAACCACGGTGGCCGCTGGTCGCTGGAGACATTTTCGCAAACGCGCTGGATTACTCTGGATCGCGGCGGCAGGCCTTTCCCGCCGGTTTTCTAACATTGAAACCAATAAAAATAAGCCAAACTCAGTGGGAGAATCCGCATGGCTAACAGTTTGATTTGGGTGCTGGTGACGCTGGTCGTCCTGGCGATTGTGATTGCCATCCTGGCGCGGTTTTATCAACGCGGCACCACCGAAGTTGCGCTGGTGCGCACGGGTTTTGGTGGCCGCAAAGTAGCGCTCGATGCCGGCCTGTTGGCAATTCCGTATTTCAATAACGTCACCCGCGTCAACATGCAAACGCTGCGGCTGGAAGTGAAACGCGCCGGCAACGCATCGCTGATTACCAAAGACCGATTGCGC
This window harbors:
- a CDS encoding DUF6164 family protein, translating into MVKLIFRLHNVPDDEADDVRQLLDDHGFETYETSAGRWRISMPGIWLIDDSRKDEARAVIEAYQQERQARLRGEYEAAQQAGEVPTLWDRFIANPVGFVVILAGLVVVALVSTLPFFSFL
- a CDS encoding type II toxin-antitoxin system RelE/ParE family toxin, which produces MKALFHPEAEREFLDYVRYYESKVAGLGDALIDEAELLIQLICTHPKSWPTSQNPDIRRATMRQFPLSIVYRIQPDSIQVLAFAHDRRQPGYWLERHSRG
- a CDS encoding addiction module protein, encoding MDAKQITQEALHLPEAERAQLIRQLVSSLESITEEPVLENWMAEAERRAAELDEGKVELQPSDAVFTRARQLNK
- a CDS encoding helix-turn-helix domain-containing protein, which encodes MNQDALSQPIQRHLDVVEIAYPRSDLSWTAPRQEWRHFAQCILLLSGSALAQFKGAKLPLKAPALAWLPAGMMVQARFSAGSRGLLLSISEDWLVPAVTGRLDPDLPYRVLADTVHAAQPDDTDFWPLIEPCFATIRAELQQSDIGARSVVAAQLTTLLTYLHRLDTNRPPHPASGESRSVVYQRFLQLVELHFREHWKVRDYAASMGVTERRLEAATQRDAKQSPSTLIQRKLLSEACQRLAHSPLSIAEVAYGLGFRDPAYFSRFFKRQMGAAPGSWRREMRAKEFHGDTTFAAWP
- a CDS encoding aldehyde dehydrogenase, with the translated sequence MYEVPMWLAGKPVAAQNNRSYSVRNPISGEIVTTAAAASVADARAAADAAATAFPVWSQKTPGERRAVLLKAADNLAALGEEAGRRVMAEMGGTGMWGGFNIHLAASMLREAAGMTTQIDGAIIPSDEAGMMAMGVRQPVGVVLGIAPWNAPIILGVRSVAMPLACGNAVVFKASEICPATHQLIAQALIEAGLPEGTLNMVTNAPEDAPDIVKALIEHPAVRRVNFTGSTRVGRIIAGLCADNLKPALLELGGKAPMVVLDDADVDAAVNAAAFGAYMNQGQICMSTERLIVTPGVADELVAKLADKVRTITAGKPEAGNTILGSVVNEAALERLNRLIDDAARKGADVLAGGRSDSVLMDATLLDHVTSSMQIYSEESFGPVLSILRAQDEEDAIRLANDSKYGLSAAVFSRDFNRAMAVAGRIDSGICHINSPTVQDQAQMPFGGVKDSGYGRFGSKAAIDEFTELRWITNQMSERHYPF
- a CDS encoding amino acid ABC transporter substrate-binding protein, with product MRLQWMSKTLGIAALAGSLALSAQAEDPIRIGAVAPKTGPLAGGAAVTYWPNVQLWSTQVNDAGGLLLPDGSRRPVEIIEYDDRTDPSETIRAVQRLANNDKADLIIPPYGTGMALAAAPIFDRLGYPMLNVTAITDQTDALTDRYDGVFFTLGATTPIAQGIAKLAADMKADGKLGNRLALVNVADAFGIELAKAAKTVFEDEGFNIVYETSYPPTIQDVSPIINSAMDAEPDLFVAFSYPPDTFALTEQAQVAGLDDQVDLFYTAVANAFPAYRNRFGDSINGVYGVGGVNPENPAFVAYRQAHMDVTGQEPDYWASAVMYSSLQVMQQAIAAVGLDHDAIIDYVKNNEFDTVMGHWDFVDQQIDNYWTVGQWQGGQFYGLGSTQGMDGEAEPID
- a CDS encoding branched-chain amino acid ABC transporter permease; the encoded protein is MQILITGILLGGVYAIIAVGLSLQYGVARIMNLALGEMLVAGAFAAFWFATAQSLNPYWALLVVVPGGFIANWLIYQFLLRPLVRRAKNRGQLEVDSILATFGLSFTLVGLFLWIFGGQFFNYSFLSVPVELFDSRYGQNRVLAFGMAVLICGALWIWLNHSRSGLALRAISVDPKAASLVAIDVEKTSAFAFALGGAVAATGGLVLSTFLTFDASIGIVFTLKALIIVIMGGVGDIRGAVVAALVLGITETIVARLIDPGLTLAAAYVLFLLILLFRPQGLFGRAPV
- a CDS encoding branched-chain amino acid ABC transporter permease — encoded protein: MNLSVVRWLLVLAVYFVLAWVPALPDAGGWLSLIVPMTMYIALATSWALFSGPTHYISLATAAFYGVGTYILAMGIESIPYPLLLLIAAIAGAVLAALVGWATLRLSGVYFVIFTLGLAELIRQVVTWLQNNFGGTRGKYVFTDITEAHIYWQLLALTLVVFFVGWLIQRSRLGFAIRIIGGDETVAKHAGIHVAGAKIALFMVSGAVAAVVGAILAPRFVYIEPAMAFNPQLSFMVAIMALLGGLHRLWGPLMGAIPFAIVWEFIAANFPEQTTLLMGLAFLVVVFYIPNGIAGVVENWGRKLRTNQEANHG
- a CDS encoding ABC transporter ATP-binding protein — encoded protein: MDKRVLLEVRQATKKFSGLVAVNGVSFDVHEQEVVGLIGPNGSGKTTMMNLISGALPVTGGYVMMGDTLLSDLPPRKIARAGVARTFQLVRVIPSMTVLENVMAGATFGHKRLWGQALRVYAQRQLERVGLANSADQPMSNLTYIDQKRVELARALAANPTVILLDEWLAGLNPTELQTGIELIRSLRDEGRTIILVEHVMDAIRSLCDRCVVMSSGVKIAEGSPAQVLSDPQVIEAYLGEDYE
- a CDS encoding ABC transporter ATP-binding protein gives rise to the protein MSNSSKGLAVQNVSVAYGKHQALDNVSIQVEPSEIVVILGANGAGKSSLLGTIAGLVERQSGSVNIGGAPTSGFRAHQVVSAGLALVPEGRGIFGDLSVEENLTLGAHAAHARARENEQRELVYQLFPKLIERRRQIARTMSGGEQQMVAIGRALMSAPDILMLDEPSLGLSPLLASDVFKTLKKVRDTGLGILLVEQNARQSLGIADRGYLLETGRITAEDSAQNLLNDPAVRQAYLGGAANAEAPQVVHQTEHETATEPGEITAPKITQRLGGLDRPVPKSADELAGVNLADWVRNAELKQRETWLSTAPTSSQQSTETQAQTGTALDDMLARFEQAAHQAANESKGHS
- a CDS encoding aldehyde dehydrogenase family protein, with the protein product MFPIKGQYIGGQWRPSERHFDDVNPSNGEVWAQPFDASVSDTRAAIAAAQEAFHDWSERSYTERSAYMLKVAELFEKRRPEIVKAVQQEGGGWFGKGQFEVGYTAGVFRAAAALNYSAIGEVLPSEHHKVSLAVRQPMGVVGVISPWNMPLILTSRGLAFPCAFGNTIVLKPSEDTPYVGGLLFAELFEEAGVPPGVLNVVTCSRESVAAVGDELIENPSIKGISFTGSTPVGRSIAAKAGAHLKKACVELGGKDSLIIRADADMERALGAANFGSFMHQGQICMSVEKVLVHEDIFDEFLRRFVERAARLKMGDTADPDAVIGPLINDRQAQRVKSQIDDAVAKGAKVWLGGRVHERFVEPTILTGVTPDMTLYRDETFGPVVPVIPFATDLEAIRIANDTEYGLSSGIISQDEERALAIARQLQTGSCHINCSSVNDEPHVPFGGMKASGLGNHGGRWSLETFSQTRWITLDRGGRPFPPVF